A window of the Alnus glutinosa chromosome 4, dhAlnGlut1.1, whole genome shotgun sequence genome harbors these coding sequences:
- the LOC133865458 gene encoding uncharacterized protein LOC133865458 isoform X1: MLVGFIPSCLSVSQKPLRLNSLSNHKYERGIRCCIKRPQILPSTSGDAVGLRVFVLSDLHTDYAENMKWVKSISTVRHKKDVLLVAGDVAETYENFVLTMSLLKDGFEHVFYVPGNHDLWCRRDGEDNDDSLEKLNKLLDACRGLGVETNPVVIDGLGIIPLFSWYHESFDREKDITGFYIPSLEMACKDFHACKWPGEISNGDTSLALYFDAINEKNMNEIKEIQRTCSRIITFSHFVPRQELCPEKRMLFYPKLPKIIGSDYLEVRIRSIHGIQGSAYACHVFGHTHFCWDAVVDGIRYVQAPLAYPRERKRRMNGGENWLPFCLYIDGKFSDTLSPCYWSDYYSANQRTPNNTELAPWVARFYNQT; the protein is encoded by the exons ATGTTAGTGGGGTTCATCCCTTCTTGCCTGAGTGTATCTCAGAAACCCCTGCGTTTGAACTCTCTCTCCAATCACAAATACGAAAGAGGAATAAGGTGTTGCATCAAACGTCCTCAAATACTACCTTCTACTTCTGGAGATGCTGTTGGCTTGCGTGTCTTTGTGCTCTCTGACTTGCACACAGACTATGCAGAGAACATGAAATGGGTGAAGTCCATATCAACCGTGAGACACAAGAAAGATGTTCTTCTCGTTGCAGGTGATGTTGCAGAAACATACGAGAACTTTGTTTTGACTATGTCTCTCCTGAAGGATGGATTTGAGCATGTTTTCTACGTACCAGGAAACCATGATCTTTGGTGTCGTCGGGATGGAGAAGATAAT GATGATTCTCTTGAAAAGCTaaataaattgcttgatgcatGTAGAGGACTTGGAGTTGAGACCAATCCCGTGGTTATAGATGGCTTGGGAATTATTCCATTATTCTCCTGGTACCATGAG AGCTTTGATCGAGAGAAGGATATAACTGGCTTTTACATTCCGTCTTTGGAGATG GCATGTAAGGACTTTCATGCATGTAAGTGGCCTGGGGAAATTTCAAATGGCGATACCTCCCTTGCTTTGTACTTTGATGCAATTAAcgaaaaaaatatgaatgagaTCAAGGAAATCCAGAGGACTTGTAGCCGAATAATTACATTTTCTCACTTCGTTCCTAG GCAAGAGCTATGTCCAGAGAAGAGGATGCTATTCTATCCCAAGCTCCCAAAAATTATCGGCTCTGATTATCTCGAGGTTCGCATAAGGTCTATACATGGAATCCAGGGGAGTGCATATGCATGTCATGTGTTTGGTCATACCCATTTTTGCTGGGATGCTGTGGTTGATGGTATCAG GTATGTGCAGGCACCATTGGCTTACCCAAGGGAACGGAAGAGAAGAATGAATGGGGGTGAAAATTGGCTACCATTTTGCCTCTATATTGATGGGAAATTTTCTGATACACTCTCTCCCTGTTATTGGTCCGACTATTACTCTGCCAACCAAAGAACACCTAACAACACCGAACTTGCTCCTTGGGTTGCCAGATTCTATAACCAAACATAA
- the LOC133867068 gene encoding probable aquaporin TIP3-2, producing the protein MPRRYAFGRADDATHPDSMRATLSEFIATFIFVFAGEGSLLALGKIYKDTGSTPSELVAIALAHAFSLFAAVAVSLNISGGHVNPAVTFGTLLGGRISVLRAIFYWIAQLLGAVVAALLLRLVTNNMRPVGFYVTSGVGEWHGLIFEIVMTFTLVYTVFATAIDPKRGSLGTIAPLAIGFIVGANILAGGPFDGACMNPARAFGPALVGWRWRNHWIYWVGPLIGGGLAGLVYEYMVIPTEVPHHTHQPLAPEDY; encoded by the exons ATGCCCCGGAGATATGCGTTCGGGAGGGCTGATGATGCCACCCACCCTGACTCCATGAGAGCCACCTTATCAGAATTCATTGCCACTTTCATCTTTGTCTTTGCTGGCGAAGGCTCTTTACTAGCTCTCG GGAAGATCTACAAGGATACAGGCAGTACTCCGTCGGAGCTAGTGGCCATCGCACTCGCGCATGCATTCTCCCTCTTTGCAGCCGTGGCAGTCAGCTTGAATATATCCGGTGGCCATGTGAATCCGGCCGTCACCTTCGGCACCCTACTAGGCGGAAGGATCTCCGTTCTCCGTGCCATCTTCTACTGGATTGCCCAGCTTTTGGGTGCTGTTGTGGCAGCGCTCTTGCTGAGGCTTGTCACCAACAACATG AGACCAGTGGGGTTCTACGTAACGTCTGGGGTTGGGGAGTGGCATGGACTTATATTTGAGATCGTGATGACATTCACCCTGGTTTACACGGTTTTTGCGACTGCCATTGATCCCAAACGGGGAAGTTTGGGTACGATTGCGCCGCTGGCAATCGGTTTCATCGTCGGAGCGAACATCCTGGCGGGTGGGCCGTTTGACGGAGCATGCATGAACCCTGCCAGAGCTTTTGGGCCGGCTTTGGTCGGGTGGAGATGGAGGAACCACTGGATCTACTGGGTTGGTCCGCTTATAGGAGGAGGGCTTGCAGGACTAGTATATGAGTACATGGTGATACCCACGGAGGTTCCTCATCACACCCACCAGCCCTTGGCTCCTGAAGATTACTAG
- the LOC133865458 gene encoding uncharacterized protein LOC133865458 isoform X2 codes for MDLSMFSTYQETMIFGVVGMEKIIGLGVETNPVVIDGLGIIPLFSWYHESFDREKDITGFYIPSLEMACKDFHACKWPGEISNGDTSLALYFDAINEKNMNEIKEIQRTCSRIITFSHFVPRQELCPEKRMLFYPKLPKIIGSDYLEVRIRSIHGIQGSAYACHVFGHTHFCWDAVVDGIRYVQAPLAYPRERKRRMNGGENWLPFCLYIDGKFSDTLSPCYWSDYYSANQRTPNNTELAPWVARFYNQT; via the exons ATGGATTTGAGCATGTTTTCTACGTACCAGGAAACCATGATCTTTGGTGTCGTCGGGATGGAGAAGATAAT AGGACTTGGAGTTGAGACCAATCCCGTGGTTATAGATGGCTTGGGAATTATTCCATTATTCTCCTGGTACCATGAG AGCTTTGATCGAGAGAAGGATATAACTGGCTTTTACATTCCGTCTTTGGAGATG GCATGTAAGGACTTTCATGCATGTAAGTGGCCTGGGGAAATTTCAAATGGCGATACCTCCCTTGCTTTGTACTTTGATGCAATTAAcgaaaaaaatatgaatgagaTCAAGGAAATCCAGAGGACTTGTAGCCGAATAATTACATTTTCTCACTTCGTTCCTAG GCAAGAGCTATGTCCAGAGAAGAGGATGCTATTCTATCCCAAGCTCCCAAAAATTATCGGCTCTGATTATCTCGAGGTTCGCATAAGGTCTATACATGGAATCCAGGGGAGTGCATATGCATGTCATGTGTTTGGTCATACCCATTTTTGCTGGGATGCTGTGGTTGATGGTATCAG GTATGTGCAGGCACCATTGGCTTACCCAAGGGAACGGAAGAGAAGAATGAATGGGGGTGAAAATTGGCTACCATTTTGCCTCTATATTGATGGGAAATTTTCTGATACACTCTCTCCCTGTTATTGGTCCGACTATTACTCTGCCAACCAAAGAACACCTAACAACACCGAACTTGCTCCTTGGGTTGCCAGATTCTATAACCAAACATAA